The Candidatus Eisenbacteria bacterium genome includes the window CGCGAAGCACATCCTCCAGCCCTTCCTCGTATCCGCACTCCGGAAGCCAGATCCCCTTCGGGGGACGGCCGAAGTGACGTTGGTAGTCGCGCGCGGCCGTGACGATCTGCCCGCGCCACCAGGTGCGATTCCCCAGCATGAGGGGGAGGAAGCCGTGGGTGGATCCGCAGGTCAGGATGTCGAGCGCGCCCGCGTCCTGGAACGATCGGAAGGCGGAGAGCAGGTTGCGGTGGTAGCGATCCTCGAAGGTCTCCCGCGCTTCCTTGAAGAGCCTGTTGTAGTGGACGGCCAGAGGATGAAACTCGGGCAGCCAGCGGGTCCGCTCCATCTCCCGCTCCGACAGGTCGATCAGCTTCTCGATGTGACGCAGGTATCGTTCCTGAAGCACTCCATCGCTCAGCATGCCCGCCAAAGGCGGCGTGATCGACATCGTCAGGCGGAAGTGGATCCCGTCGTTCAGAAGCCGCTCGAAGACGCGCACCAGCGGGATGTAGGTCTCCGTCAGCGCCTCGAAAAGCCAGTCCTCTTCGAGGAAGTCCTCGTGCTCCGGATGTCGCACGTAGGGCAGATGCGCGTGCAGGACTAAGCAGAGGTATCCTTTTTCCATGCCCATCGTCGCGCCCCGGGAGCTAGATCTCGGGCTCTTGCGCGGATGATGGCTCGCGCTCGGCCGAGGTCGTCTGTCTCCTCACGACGGGGGTGATCGTCCGCTCGGAGAGGCCGTCCGCCGATGTCGCGACGCACGGGATCTCCTGCGCCCCGTCGGGGAGCTGGAACCGCAATGTGAAGGTCCCGTCGGGACGAAGCTGGATCGGCCGGCCCTGCACCGTCAGCCGGGCGTCGGGCTCCGTCGCGCCGTAGACGACCAGCTCCGTGTTGACCTGGAACCAGAATCCGCGTTGCCTGGGAGCGCCCAGCGCGCCGCTGCCCATGCTGCCGAGCATGCCCGAGAACCATCCTTCCCTCTGTCTCTCGAGAAGCGACTCGCCGAGCTCGGCGGAAGATGCCGATGCGCCGCCCGCGCCGTGCCCGCCGGAGAGGGAGTAGATCTGCTTGAACTCCTCCTCCGTCGAGGCCCACTCCTCATCGAGCACGCCGCTCATCGAGGCCCGGGGAGTGCGGACCCTGTTGCTGCGCGCGAGCGGATGGAAAGTGCCGTCGCGAGTCAGGATCCCGATCATCGCGTCGTACGAGCAGTCCGATTGTGGAACCTGGAAGTACCAGTTCCTCGCGGCCGGGTTGAGCTCGATGTCGAAGTGGCCGCCGGGCGGTCTCGAGGCGTCGTCGGTGTGGATCTGGACGCGCAGCAGCCACTTGTGATTGTCCCAGAGGTCGCCTGCGCGCGAGCGCACGCGGTCGATCGCCGCCGGCGTGACCTCCCAGTAGGCGTGCACCCAGTGCGGATCCCGGACCATGAGGGCGATCCTGTCCTTGCCGTACGAGCCGGGGACATCGATGGGATGTCCCGCCCGATCCTCGAGATCCGGCCTCGGCTGCGCGACAGGCGGGGCGACGACCCGAGCGAGATGCTCCGGGATCGACGCGGGCCGCGGAGGCTCGAGCGGCGGCCGCGCCTCGCGACGGCGCTGTTGATCCTGAGGAACGTAGCCGCCTCGCCGGCGTCCCTC containing:
- a CDS encoding DUF4912 domain-containing protein, yielding MFSMRADDLTAKSKKDLIEMARKMDVPGRSAMSKEELARAIAKKLPTAPRPKAADPPAGGEKKATRRAGKSASAPEQAAARASDAPAQEPARPAVARPVPAPGAAHEPTRPLPPPERPRPDRGGETQRGEPAPRESQPMNGRKPWLPQRPPREGPFVPRRGIPQTDPAMKLSRVEEIRKSTPGRGPRPGGGGPRPGGGGPRPGGGGPDGDPHRMRGRMSGGGRSRDDRRQGDRFQQKGGPMRGDRRETRPADRDRRMDPHSVERSLQAREHLRRSSEGRRRGGYVPQDQQRRREARPPLEPPRPASIPEHLARVVAPPVAQPRPDLEDRAGHPIDVPGSYGKDRIALMVRDPHWVHAYWEVTPAAIDRVRSRAGDLWDNHKWLLRVQIHTDDASRPPGGHFDIELNPAARNWYFQVPQSDCSYDAMIGILTRDGTFHPLARSNRVRTPRASMSGVLDEEWASTEEEFKQIYSLSGGHGAGGASASSAELGESLLERQREGWFSGMLGSMGSGALGAPRQRGFWFQVNTELVVYGATEPDARLTVQGRPIQLRPDGTFTLRFQLPDGAQEIPCVATSADGLSERTITPVVRRQTTSAEREPSSAQEPEI